From Nocardioides sp. HDW12B, the proteins below share one genomic window:
- a CDS encoding DUF3037 domain-containing protein codes for MSTATPEVGARRGYQYVVLRCVPRADREEFVNVGVVLYCEDQGFLGCAGHVEAARLAALAPTLEVGAVQSALAAAEAVCRGEAHVPALVRDDRSGGTVLGARFGFLSAPRSTVVRPGPIHGGTTLDAAGELERLVHVLVR; via the coding sequence ATGAGCACCGCGACCCCCGAGGTCGGCGCGCGGCGCGGCTACCAGTACGTCGTGCTGCGGTGCGTGCCGCGTGCGGACCGTGAGGAGTTCGTCAACGTCGGCGTGGTCCTCTACTGCGAGGACCAGGGGTTCCTCGGGTGCGCGGGCCACGTCGAGGCCGCTCGCCTCGCGGCCCTGGCGCCGACTCTCGAGGTGGGGGCGGTGCAGTCCGCCCTGGCCGCGGCCGAGGCGGTGTGCCGCGGGGAGGCCCACGTGCCCGCCCTGGTGCGTGACGACCGGTCCGGGGGCACGGTCCTGGGAGCGCGGTTCGGCTTCCTCAGCGCCCCGCGCAGCACCGTCGTCCGACCGGGGCCGATCCACGGCGGCACGACGCTCGACGCCGCGGGCGAGCTCGAGCGGCTGGTGCACGTGCTGGTCCGCTGA
- a CDS encoding class F sortase, protein MADPAHGRDRGPRRRGRGLLPALAGLALLGGGGYLWFGQSGEAQEAALTEAVAVVDPDAAPGPQAEAVELPDPPAGRVTPSSPRRLAIPALGVDAPVAAVRTDGDVLVPPSDAQTLGWWSEGAEPGARRGSALVTGHTVHSGEGALDQLETLEVGDDIVVSTRRGQVDYRVSDVEVFAKGAVTQQAERLFSQEVPGRLVVVTCEDWDGERYLSNVVVTATPR, encoded by the coding sequence ATGGCTGACCCAGCTCACGGGCGGGACCGCGGACCCCGGCGACGGGGCCGCGGCCTCCTGCCCGCGCTCGCCGGGCTGGCGCTCCTCGGTGGCGGCGGCTACCTGTGGTTCGGCCAGTCCGGCGAGGCGCAGGAGGCGGCCCTGACCGAGGCCGTCGCCGTGGTCGACCCCGACGCAGCCCCCGGGCCGCAGGCCGAGGCCGTCGAGCTGCCCGACCCGCCCGCCGGCCGCGTCACCCCCTCCTCACCACGCCGGCTGGCGATCCCCGCGCTCGGCGTGGACGCCCCGGTGGCCGCGGTGCGGACCGACGGCGACGTCCTCGTGCCTCCCAGCGACGCCCAGACCCTGGGGTGGTGGTCGGAGGGCGCCGAGCCGGGCGCCCGGCGCGGCAGCGCCCTGGTCACGGGGCACACCGTGCACTCCGGCGAGGGCGCGCTCGACCAGCTGGAGACGCTGGAGGTCGGCGACGACATCGTCGTCTCCACGCGCCGCGGGCAGGTCGACTACCGCGTCAGCGACGTCGAGGTGTTCGCCAAGGGCGCCGTCACGCAGCAGGCGGAGCGGCTCTTCAGCCAGGAGGTGCCGGGACGGCTCGTGGTCGTGACGTGCGAGGACTGGGACGGCGAGCGCTACCTGTCCAACGTGGTCGTCACCGCGACACCCCGCTGA